From Nitratidesulfovibrio vulgaris str. Hildenborough, a single genomic window includes:
- a CDS encoding polysaccharide deacetylase family protein: MPHAALTLLCSLLCLACPISAYAEEIFDGFSLAMLGAHTNTCAITFDDGPGPHTPRLLGILRERNIKATFFVLGSRVARYPQTMRAIAAEGHEVGNHTYSHVNLRNLAPETQRDEIARTDAALLELGIPVRYLRPPYGRYDKNTLEQAAIENLTIVMWSIDSRDWQSPRQPMARVLPRSSSGKVHGVFLFHDNHRSTVDAMPRILDDLAAAGCQFVTLSEYLDNDGPVCLH, translated from the coding sequence ATGCCCCACGCCGCCCTCACGCTCCTGTGCTCCCTGCTCTGCCTGGCCTGCCCCATCTCGGCGTACGCCGAAGAAATTTTCGACGGGTTCTCGCTTGCCATGCTCGGAGCGCACACAAACACATGCGCCATCACCTTCGATGACGGCCCCGGGCCACACACTCCCCGGCTTCTCGGCATCCTGCGCGAGCGCAACATCAAGGCGACGTTCTTCGTACTCGGCTCGCGTGTAGCCCGCTACCCGCAGACCATGCGCGCCATCGCCGCCGAAGGCCACGAAGTGGGCAACCATACCTACAGCCATGTCAACCTGCGCAACCTCGCCCCCGAAACGCAGCGTGACGAGATAGCCCGCACCGATGCCGCCCTCCTTGAGCTCGGCATTCCCGTGCGCTACCTGCGCCCCCCGTACGGGCGCTACGACAAGAATACGCTGGAGCAGGCCGCCATCGAGAACCTGACCATCGTCATGTGGTCCATCGACAGCCGAGACTGGCAGAGCCCGCGCCAACCCATGGCACGGGTGCTTCCCCGCAGCAGTTCGGGCAAGGTGCACGGGGTGTTCCTCTTCCATGACAACCACCGCTCCACCGTCGACGCCATGCCTCGCATCCTCGACGACCTGGCAGCTGCGGGGTGTCAGTTCGTCACCCTCTCGGAGTACCTCGACAACGACGGCCCCGTCTGCCTGCACTGA
- a CDS encoding DUF302 domain-containing protein: protein MNAPSPVHHCNAPAEVVWQRVLSMLETLGATVFCTVDHAANASKAGMELPFCRVAIFGKAEVGTPLMQTAPDIALDLPLRCMVREDAGRTVFIHLSPERLAKEYGIPDDHPSLRMMQGALRKLTAAAQGHTA from the coding sequence ATGAACGCACCATCCCCTGTGCACCACTGCAACGCCCCTGCAGAAGTCGTCTGGCAACGGGTTCTGTCCATGCTGGAGACTCTGGGGGCGACCGTGTTCTGCACGGTCGACCACGCTGCCAACGCGAGCAAGGCAGGAATGGAACTGCCCTTCTGCCGCGTTGCCATCTTCGGCAAGGCCGAGGTGGGCACCCCTCTCATGCAGACCGCCCCGGACATCGCCCTCGACCTGCCCCTGCGCTGCATGGTTCGTGAAGACGCGGGGCGCACCGTCTTCATCCACCTGTCACCCGAAAGGCTGGCGAAAGAATACGGCATCCCCGACGACCATCCTTCGCTTCGCATGATGCAGGGTGCATTACGCAAACTCACGGCGGCGGCGCAAGGTCACACCGCCTGA
- a CDS encoding AraC family transcriptional regulator, whose protein sequence is MRRADTLHRYESRVNRLIDHIVNNLSGPLTLEEMAAVSSFSPFHLHRIFSTVMGETLAAFIRRVRIERAAVLLLWNPTRSVTDIAFACGFSSSQNLARAFTRHMGMPPGVYRRCRREEGCGLTPAGAGNDDNGKNGNAGGMGLWHGGDAAGASGHHLHLAHSLLERSATMDVRIEEMPRFHVAYLRHVGPYTEATIGPVWGRLMEWAGARGLLRPGVKTLGVSWDDPEVTPPEHCRYDACIVIAPGVEVDGGCATQEVGGGLYAVYRRPVACGQFTEAWNELFGQWLPTSGMQADDRPCFELYNDVMQAPPEGPWDVSICMPVRPL, encoded by the coding sequence TTGCGTCGCGCCGACACCCTGCATCGTTATGAGTCACGTGTTAACAGGCTCATCGATCATATCGTGAACAATCTTTCCGGCCCGTTGACACTGGAAGAGATGGCCGCCGTATCGTCCTTCTCGCCCTTTCATCTGCATCGTATCTTCTCCACTGTGATGGGCGAGACCCTAGCCGCGTTCATACGCAGGGTACGCATAGAGCGCGCTGCCGTGCTGCTGCTCTGGAATCCTACGCGCTCCGTGACCGACATCGCCTTTGCGTGCGGATTCTCCTCATCGCAGAACCTTGCGCGGGCCTTCACCCGCCATATGGGGATGCCCCCCGGTGTCTACCGGCGTTGCCGCAGGGAAGAAGGGTGCGGGCTGACACCAGCAGGGGCAGGCAATGATGATAATGGCAAGAACGGAAACGCAGGCGGCATGGGGCTGTGGCATGGTGGCGATGCAGCCGGTGCCAGCGGGCACCATCTGCATCTCGCCCATTCATTGCTCGAAAGGAGTGCCACCATGGATGTACGGATTGAAGAGATGCCCAGATTTCATGTCGCCTATCTGCGTCATGTGGGGCCTTACACCGAAGCGACAATCGGCCCGGTATGGGGCAGGCTCATGGAGTGGGCCGGTGCCAGGGGGCTCCTGCGTCCGGGCGTGAAGACGCTGGGCGTCAGCTGGGACGACCCCGAGGTGACGCCTCCCGAACATTGTCGCTATGACGCCTGTATCGTCATCGCCCCCGGCGTGGAGGTTGATGGCGGTTGTGCCACGCAGGAGGTGGGCGGCGGTCTGTATGCCGTGTACCGTCGTCCTGTGGCATGCGGGCAGTTCACCGAGGCATGGAATGAACTCTTCGGGCAGTGGCTGCCGACCAGTGGTATGCAGGCCGACGACAGACCCTGTTTCGAACTGTACAACGACGTTATGCAGGCTCCTCCCGAAGGCCCGTGGGACGTGAGCATCTGCATGCCCGTGAGACCTCTGTAG
- a CDS encoding VOC family protein: protein MSRTLSLVTLGVTDLARSRDFYARTGWKVASCSNEHIVFLHGGGATLALFPRDALLEDCGLTGNAPTPGGVTLACNVASRDEVDARLAQVVEAGGRLIAPARDKPWGYGGYFADPDGHPWEVAHVPSLTLDVEGRIILDA, encoded by the coding sequence ATGAGCAGAACACTCTCGCTTGTCACCCTAGGCGTCACCGACCTCGCCCGTTCCCGCGACTTCTACGCCCGCACGGGCTGGAAGGTGGCATCATGCAGCAACGAACACATCGTCTTCCTGCATGGCGGGGGTGCCACACTTGCCCTCTTCCCGCGTGACGCCCTTCTTGAAGACTGCGGACTCACCGGCAATGCCCCCACGCCGGGCGGAGTCACCCTTGCCTGCAACGTCGCCTCGCGCGATGAAGTCGATGCGCGGCTGGCACAGGTGGTGGAAGCTGGAGGAAGGCTCATCGCCCCCGCCCGTGACAAGCCATGGGGCTACGGAGGCTATTTCGCCGACCCCGACGGGCACCCGTGGGAAGTGGCCCACGTTCCCTCGCTCACACTCGATGTCGAAGGAAGAATCATCCTTGACGCATGA
- a CDS encoding SulP family inorganic anion transporter, which produces MAIPSGATGKEPFLPRTLTVLREGYDGGTFFKDLAAGLTVGIVALPLAMAFAIASGTTPERGLFTAIVAGFLISLLGGSRYQIGGPTGAFVIIIFNVIMKHGYDGLVVTTLLAGAMLLVFGLCRFGALIKYIPYPVTTGFTAGIAVLIFSQQVKDFLGLSMQSVPPDFFEKWQAYIHNAATFDPATCGIAFLALGAIILTRKTIPRIPGPVVGVVLASLTVWALGLDVETIGSRFGGIPTELPTFTLPTVTLERVRQLLPDAMTIALLAGIESLLSCVVADGMTGDKHNSNVELAAQGAANIASVMFGGIPATGAIARTVTNIRSGGRTPVAGMIHAAVLVGFILYLAPLASFIPLASLAAVLMVVAWDMSEMHKFLRLLHAPKSDVLVMCLTFALTVVIDLTVAVYVGVMLASLLFMRRMSEVTQICTCLDGEATKVQGRETAELDVPEGVKVYEIDGPFFFGVADRFQNVLAALDRQPEVFILRMRKVSTLDSTAVNALEVFWRKCRSDGTQLLLSGVRETMRTTLRRMGTLSLIGEGNICENIDAALARAGQVLAERREAEDRPQ; this is translated from the coding sequence ATGGCGATTCCATCTGGTGCGACAGGCAAAGAGCCGTTCCTGCCGCGTACCCTCACGGTACTGAGGGAAGGATATGACGGCGGGACGTTCTTCAAGGACCTTGCGGCGGGGCTGACCGTGGGCATCGTGGCCCTGCCACTTGCCATGGCTTTTGCCATCGCCTCGGGCACGACGCCCGAACGGGGGCTTTTCACGGCCATCGTCGCAGGCTTTCTCATCTCCCTGCTTGGCGGCAGCCGCTACCAGATTGGCGGGCCCACGGGCGCGTTCGTCATCATCATCTTCAATGTGATCATGAAGCATGGGTACGACGGTCTTGTCGTGACCACGCTGCTTGCCGGGGCCATGCTTCTGGTCTTCGGGCTGTGCCGCTTCGGGGCACTCATCAAGTACATTCCCTATCCCGTGACCACGGGATTCACCGCAGGTATCGCCGTCCTCATCTTCTCGCAGCAGGTGAAGGACTTCCTCGGCCTTTCCATGCAGTCGGTCCCGCCGGACTTCTTCGAGAAGTGGCAAGCCTACATACACAACGCCGCAACGTTCGACCCTGCCACCTGTGGCATCGCATTTCTTGCTCTTGGGGCCATCATCCTCACCCGCAAGACGATCCCCCGTATTCCGGGGCCTGTCGTGGGGGTCGTGCTGGCGTCGCTGACGGTGTGGGCCCTGGGCCTTGATGTCGAGACCATCGGCAGCCGCTTCGGCGGCATACCCACTGAACTGCCCACGTTCACCCTGCCGACCGTCACCCTCGAACGGGTCCGGCAGCTTCTGCCTGACGCCATGACCATCGCCCTTCTGGCGGGCATCGAATCGCTGTTGTCCTGTGTGGTGGCCGACGGCATGACCGGCGACAAGCACAACTCCAACGTCGAACTTGCGGCGCAGGGCGCGGCGAACATCGCGTCAGTCATGTTCGGCGGCATTCCCGCCACCGGGGCCATCGCCCGCACGGTCACCAACATCCGCTCCGGCGGCAGGACGCCCGTGGCAGGCATGATCCATGCCGCCGTGCTGGTGGGCTTCATCCTCTATCTCGCGCCCCTTGCCTCGTTCATTCCCCTGGCAAGTCTCGCGGCCGTACTGATGGTCGTCGCGTGGGACATGAGCGAGATGCACAAGTTCCTGCGCCTCTTGCACGCACCCAAGTCCGACGTGCTGGTCATGTGTCTGACCTTCGCGCTGACGGTCGTCATCGACCTGACCGTGGCGGTGTATGTGGGCGTCATGCTGGCCTCACTACTCTTCATGCGCCGCATGAGCGAGGTGACGCAGATATGTACCTGCCTCGACGGTGAGGCCACCAAGGTGCAGGGGCGTGAGACCGCGGAACTTGACGTGCCCGAAGGTGTGAAGGTCTACGAGATAGACGGGCCGTTCTTCTTCGGTGTGGCGGACAGGTTCCAGAACGTGCTTGCTGCACTCGACCGGCAGCCTGAAGTGTTCATCCTGCGCATGCGCAAGGTCTCGACACTGGACTCCACCGCCGTCAACGCCCTTGAGGTGTTCTGGCGCAAGTGCCGTAGCGACGGTACGCAACTGCTGCTTTCGGGAGTGCGTGAGACCATGCGCACCACGTTGCGGCGCATGGGCACACTTTCGCTCATCGGTGAGGGGAATATCTGCGAGAACATCGATGCGGCGTTGGCCCGCGCTGGGCAGGTGCTTGCCGAACGCCGTGAAGCCGAGGACAGGCCACAGTAA
- a CDS encoding glycosyltransferase — protein sequence MRIAIVHYWLVGMRGGEKVIEALCRMYPQADIFTHVVAPERLSSMLAARHIRTSFIQRLPGSVRHYQKYLPLMPLALEQFDLRDYDLVISSESGPAKGVLTRADTAHVCYCHSPMRYLWDFQQDYLDNASPLMRPFMRIFFHYLRQWDVASSQRVDRFVANSRNVARRITKHWRREATVVHPPVECDLFTQAPDVADLPDDEVADIVRQGGYYLCLGQLVGYKRVDIAIEACRKAGRRLVVVGDGEQRAMLERNAPEGVTFLGWRTQDEIRALYAGCRALLFPGEEDFGIVPVECMASGRPVIAYGKGGALETVLDGETGVLFHEQTATACHDAIMRHERMERDFVPDSLRRHARTFDTSVFERKFRREVEAALHAVRG from the coding sequence ATGCGCATAGCCATCGTCCACTACTGGCTGGTGGGGATGCGCGGCGGCGAAAAGGTCATCGAGGCCCTGTGCCGCATGTACCCGCAGGCAGACATCTTCACGCATGTCGTCGCACCGGAGAGACTTTCCTCCATGTTGGCGGCACGCCATATCCGCACATCGTTCATCCAGCGCCTCCCCGGCAGTGTCCGGCACTACCAGAAATACCTCCCGCTCATGCCGCTTGCCCTCGAACAGTTCGACCTGCGGGATTACGACCTCGTCATCTCTAGCGAATCCGGCCCCGCCAAGGGGGTCCTCACTCGCGCCGACACAGCCCATGTCTGTTACTGCCACAGCCCCATGCGCTACCTGTGGGACTTCCAGCAGGACTACCTCGACAACGCCTCGCCTCTGATGCGGCCCTTCATGCGCATCTTCTTCCACTATCTGCGCCAATGGGACGTCGCTTCGTCACAACGCGTGGACAGATTCGTCGCCAATTCCCGCAATGTGGCGCGTCGCATCACCAAGCACTGGCGGCGCGAGGCAACTGTTGTCCACCCTCCCGTCGAGTGCGACCTGTTCACGCAAGCCCCCGACGTTGCCGACCTGCCTGATGACGAAGTCGCTGACATCGTCCGACAAGGCGGCTACTACCTCTGCCTCGGACAACTTGTGGGGTACAAGCGCGTGGACATCGCCATCGAGGCATGCCGGAAGGCGGGGCGCAGACTGGTGGTGGTGGGTGATGGCGAACAGCGTGCCATGCTGGAACGCAACGCCCCGGAGGGTGTCACCTTCCTCGGGTGGCGCACGCAGGATGAGATTCGCGCCCTGTACGCCGGATGCCGCGCCCTGCTCTTTCCCGGAGAAGAGGACTTCGGTATCGTCCCCGTGGAATGCATGGCCTCGGGGCGTCCCGTCATCGCGTACGGCAAGGGCGGCGCGCTGGAGACCGTGCTTGATGGCGAAACAGGCGTTCTCTTTCATGAACAGACCGCAACAGCCTGCCATGATGCCATCATGCGCCATGAGAGGATGGAGAGGGACTTCGTCCCCGACAGCTTGCGGCGACATGCACGAACGTTCGACACGTCGGTCTTCGAGAGGAAATTCCGCCGCGAAGTGGAGGCGGCCCTGCACGCGGTGCGGGGATAG
- a CDS encoding sugar transferase, with protein MSRHTVAVTLFLTDMAVILGTAIGVGLLRHAFDGYLDPTHYLRLLPFLLLFPAASFAMGLYQSVPLPPPCELKRLSLATCCTYLAIAIFIFFTRGGELYSRLTFALAGLVSLVAVPVARHLVRQRMARHRGWAAPALLFGKPHHVQPLAHILLSSPSLGLEPVAIVSAEHSTCHDFGCLPAFDAETTRQYAAGHPEAYAIVVMESYDEADRAHLVEHLSRLFCSVILLRSSTMSTGNIWLSPIEIGGLPGLMVRQNLLDPRRLTVKRTLDLIATTLALPLILPVMAVIALCIRLETPGPALFTQRRIGRDGYHFDILKFRTMYNDADTRLAECLEQSPELDAEWRRDHKLRCDPRVTRVGAFLRKTSLDELPQLWNVLRGDMSLVGPRPIVDSEVQRYDAAFATYTRVRPGITGLWQVSGRNNLSYPERVQRDMYYISNWSVWFDIWIIARTIPVVLHRDGAY; from the coding sequence ATGTCTCGGCACACCGTAGCGGTGACGCTCTTTCTGACAGACATGGCAGTCATCCTTGGCACGGCTATCGGTGTCGGACTTCTGCGCCACGCGTTCGACGGCTACCTCGACCCCACGCACTACCTTCGTCTTTTACCCTTTCTGCTGCTCTTCCCCGCAGCCAGCTTCGCCATGGGCCTCTACCAGAGCGTCCCCCTCCCGCCGCCGTGCGAACTCAAACGCCTTTCACTCGCCACGTGCTGTACCTACCTTGCCATCGCCATCTTCATCTTCTTCACCCGCGGCGGTGAATTGTACTCTCGCCTGACCTTCGCCCTTGCAGGGCTCGTAAGTCTCGTGGCAGTGCCCGTCGCACGACACCTCGTCCGGCAGCGCATGGCCCGCCACCGGGGCTGGGCGGCCCCGGCGCTTCTCTTCGGCAAGCCCCACCATGTGCAACCGCTGGCGCATATCCTGCTTTCATCCCCCTCTCTGGGCCTTGAGCCCGTCGCCATCGTCTCCGCCGAGCATTCCACATGCCATGATTTCGGCTGCCTGCCGGCCTTCGACGCCGAGACCACACGGCAGTACGCCGCAGGTCACCCTGAAGCCTACGCGATTGTCGTCATGGAGAGTTATGACGAAGCCGACCGGGCACACCTTGTCGAACACCTTTCCCGCCTCTTCTGCAGTGTGATTCTCCTGCGCTCTTCCACCATGTCCACCGGCAACATATGGCTATCCCCCATCGAAATCGGAGGCCTGCCTGGCCTCATGGTGCGCCAGAATCTGCTCGACCCGCGAAGACTCACGGTCAAACGCACCCTCGACCTCATCGCCACCACTCTGGCGCTACCCCTGATTCTACCCGTCATGGCGGTCATCGCGCTGTGCATCCGCCTTGAGACACCCGGCCCCGCCTTGTTCACGCAACGACGCATCGGGCGCGATGGATACCACTTCGACATCCTCAAATTTCGCACCATGTACAACGACGCCGACACAAGACTCGCGGAATGTCTTGAGCAGTCGCCGGAATTGGACGCGGAATGGCGGCGCGACCATAAACTTCGCTGCGACCCGCGTGTGACCCGTGTCGGCGCATTCCTGCGCAAGACGAGTCTCGACGAATTGCCTCAGCTATGGAACGTGCTGCGCGGCGACATGAGCCTCGTGGGCCCAAGACCCATCGTCGATTCCGAGGTGCAGCGGTACGACGCGGCATTCGCCACGTACACGCGTGTGCGCCCGGGCATCACCGGGCTATGGCAGGTCAGCGGTCGTAACAACCTGAGCTACCCTGAACGTGTGCAGCGCGACATGTACTATATCAGCAACTGGTCGGTATGGTTTGACATCTGGATCATCGCGCGGACGATTCCGGTCGTACTGCATCGCGACGGGGCCTACTGA
- the mutY gene encoding A/G-specific adenine glycosylase: protein MRSTPAGLAGSTPLRYTRTMHDNAPQHEYDAFAKALLDWFAAARRPLPWREHYTPYGVWISEIMLQQTQMERGVDYYLRWMERFPDVASVATAPEADLLKAWEGLGYYRRVRNLQAAARVIMEQHDGIFPDLPDAIRALPGIGPYTAGAIASIAFNHDVIAVDGNVERVFSRVFDIDTPVREKTAATRIRMLTARTLPKGRARDFNQALMELGALVCRKKPDCTACPVARFCESLHLGIPHERPVPGRRQPIVPLDVVSGVLVHEGRIFVQRRPDTGVWAGFWEFPGGRIEPGETPEEAIIREFREETDFAVRPTDKLAVIRHGYTTYRVVLHCYLLHIDASSRSAPPEHPVITAATDHRWATLADIDALTLPAGHRKLADLLAADLRFAGL from the coding sequence ATGCGCAGCACACCCGCCGGGCTTGCCGGTAGCACGCCCCTGCGCTACACCCGCACCATGCACGACAACGCCCCGCAGCACGAATACGACGCCTTCGCCAAGGCCCTTCTCGACTGGTTCGCCGCCGCCCGCAGACCCCTGCCGTGGCGTGAGCATTACACCCCCTACGGTGTATGGATTTCGGAAATCATGCTCCAGCAGACGCAGATGGAGCGCGGCGTGGACTACTACCTGCGCTGGATGGAACGCTTTCCCGACGTGGCAAGCGTGGCCACAGCACCTGAAGCCGACCTGCTCAAGGCATGGGAGGGACTCGGCTACTACCGCCGTGTACGCAATCTGCAAGCGGCGGCGCGTGTCATCATGGAACAGCACGATGGCATCTTCCCCGACCTGCCCGATGCCATCCGTGCCCTGCCCGGTATCGGCCCCTATACGGCGGGTGCCATCGCCAGCATCGCCTTCAACCACGACGTCATCGCCGTAGACGGCAATGTGGAACGCGTCTTTTCAAGGGTGTTCGACATCGACACCCCGGTGCGTGAGAAGACGGCAGCCACACGCATCCGCATGCTGACGGCACGCACCCTGCCCAAGGGCCGCGCCCGCGACTTCAATCAGGCCCTCATGGAACTTGGCGCCCTCGTCTGCCGTAAGAAGCCCGACTGCACAGCCTGCCCGGTGGCACGATTCTGCGAAAGCCTCCATCTTGGCATTCCGCATGAACGCCCTGTGCCGGGCCGCAGACAGCCCATCGTCCCGCTGGATGTGGTCTCGGGAGTACTCGTCCATGAAGGCCGCATCTTCGTGCAACGTCGCCCCGACACCGGAGTCTGGGCCGGATTCTGGGAATTCCCCGGCGGGCGCATCGAACCGGGAGAGACACCGGAAGAGGCCATCATCCGCGAATTCCGCGAAGAGACGGACTTCGCCGTGCGCCCCACGGACAAACTGGCTGTCATCCGGCATGGCTACACGACCTACAGGGTGGTACTGCACTGCTATCTGCTGCACATCGACGCCAGCAGCCGTAGCGCCCCCCCTGAACATCCCGTCATCACTGCCGCCACCGACCATCGATGGGCCACATTGGCAGATATCGACGCCCTCACCCTGCCCGCTGGCCATCGCAAGCTGGCGGACCTGCTTGCCGCGGACCTGCGCTTCGCAGGGCTGTGA
- a CDS encoding FAD-dependent oxidoreductase — MSGLFKKKETAAQAADTQTQTPTPEAHEWLIPEEGRDQLQKVFAGLPGDVTIEVYTGGDPKNLFDDYARRFVADLALLAPRIKPAFHGLDSDMARKRGVTLSPTLLFNPEEYRIRFTGAPLGEEARAFIEAIFLVSARTSGLSQAAKTILAQLDGARSPRVFSSPGCPYCPAQCANAIKCAIERPDLVSAECVNADEFPDLSARYGVGSVPHTQFDESYKGIGLMPEERFVVELVALKDAERWLNEHAAKGGAHGAGTGQGAGSDAGVEVTETDLLVLGAGPAGLSAAIYAERSGLATVVLDKGIVGGQVTVTPVVENYPGFADIAGIKLVEVLSSHARQYATIRENEGVDDIKLGRRIEVHTPRNVFLARAVLFATGAQWRKLDVPGEDRFYGKGVSYCASCDGFVYRGRKVAVVGGGNTALTDALHLRNLGVEVTVIHRRDTFRAEKALQDSLTREGIPVIWNAVVEEVMGDTEVRGVRLRDTKTGETRDVPFDGVFVAIGHVPNSEQAADLGVDLEPDGSIKVDRHMRTNIPRVYAAGDVIGGVRQIVTAVGSGATAALSAFEDLQQPRWKKDKSA, encoded by the coding sequence ATGAGCGGATTGTTCAAGAAAAAAGAGACCGCGGCACAGGCTGCGGATACGCAGACGCAAACGCCCACTCCAGAAGCCCATGAATGGCTCATCCCCGAAGAAGGGCGTGACCAGTTGCAGAAGGTCTTCGCCGGACTGCCCGGCGACGTGACCATCGAGGTCTACACCGGAGGCGACCCCAAGAACCTCTTCGACGACTACGCCCGCCGTTTCGTGGCCGACCTCGCTCTGCTGGCACCGCGCATCAAGCCTGCCTTCCATGGCCTCGACTCGGATATGGCGCGCAAGCGCGGGGTGACACTCTCGCCCACGCTGCTGTTCAACCCCGAAGAATACCGCATCCGCTTCACCGGGGCACCGCTGGGCGAAGAGGCAAGGGCCTTCATCGAAGCCATCTTCCTCGTCTCGGCGCGCACGTCTGGCCTGTCGCAAGCCGCGAAGACCATCCTCGCCCAGCTGGACGGGGCGCGGTCGCCACGCGTGTTCTCGTCGCCCGGCTGCCCATACTGCCCTGCCCAGTGCGCCAACGCCATCAAGTGCGCCATCGAACGGCCCGACCTCGTCTCCGCCGAGTGCGTCAACGCCGACGAATTCCCCGACCTCTCGGCCCGATACGGCGTCGGGTCGGTCCCGCATACCCAGTTCGATGAGTCCTACAAGGGCATCGGTCTCATGCCCGAAGAACGCTTCGTCGTCGAGCTCGTGGCCCTGAAGGACGCCGAACGCTGGCTGAACGAACATGCCGCCAAGGGCGGTGCCCACGGCGCAGGAACAGGTCAGGGCGCAGGTTCGGACGCAGGCGTGGAGGTGACGGAGACAGACCTCCTCGTACTGGGGGCAGGCCCCGCGGGTCTTTCCGCAGCCATCTACGCCGAACGTAGCGGTCTTGCCACCGTGGTGCTCGACAAGGGCATCGTGGGCGGACAGGTCACCGTGACACCCGTCGTGGAGAACTACCCTGGCTTCGCCGACATCGCAGGCATCAAGCTGGTCGAGGTGCTCTCGTCACACGCCCGCCAGTACGCCACCATCCGCGAGAACGAGGGTGTCGACGACATCAAGCTGGGAAGGCGCATCGAAGTACACACCCCGCGCAACGTCTTCCTCGCGCGGGCGGTACTCTTCGCCACCGGGGCGCAATGGCGCAAGCTGGACGTCCCCGGCGAAGACAGGTTCTACGGCAAGGGCGTCTCTTACTGCGCCTCGTGCGACGGCTTCGTGTACCGCGGGCGCAAGGTCGCCGTGGTGGGCGGAGGCAATACGGCCCTCACCGACGCGCTGCACCTGCGCAACCTCGGCGTCGAGGTCACCGTCATCCACAGGCGTGACACCTTCAGGGCGGAGAAGGCCTTGCAGGACTCGCTCACGCGTGAGGGCATCCCTGTCATCTGGAACGCCGTGGTCGAAGAGGTCATGGGCGACACCGAAGTGCGCGGCGTGCGCCTGCGCGACACCAAGACCGGCGAGACGCGCGACGTGCCGTTCGATGGCGTGTTCGTGGCCATCGGCCATGTACCCAACAGCGAACAGGCTGCCGACCTCGGGGTCGACCTTGAACCGGACGGTTCCATCAAGGTGGACAGACACATGCGCACCAACATCCCTCGCGTGTACGCGGCGGGCGACGTCATCGGCGGCGTTCGGCAAATCGTCACGGCAGTCGGGTCAGGTGCCACGGCGGCCCTGTCCGCGTTCGAAGACCTGCAACAGCCCCGCTGGAAGAAGGACAAGAGCGCGTAG
- a CDS encoding peptidylprolyl isomerase: MSNPMILMETSSGDILVELFADKAPATVENFLAYVDEGFYKNTVFHRVIKDFMIQGGGYTVRMDEKPTRAPVRNEADNGLKNLRGTLAMARTAEPHSAAAQFFINTVDNEDLDHTAPTDEGYGYCVFGQVVEGLEIVDKIQKVKTKPQGIHSDCPVDMVVITGMSRFD, translated from the coding sequence ATGAGCAATCCCATGATCCTTATGGAGACCTCGTCCGGCGACATCCTCGTCGAACTTTTCGCAGACAAGGCCCCCGCCACGGTCGAGAACTTTCTCGCGTATGTGGATGAAGGGTTCTACAAGAACACGGTGTTCCACCGCGTCATCAAGGACTTCATGATTCAGGGCGGCGGCTACACCGTGCGCATGGACGAGAAGCCCACCCGTGCACCCGTGCGCAACGAGGCCGACAACGGCCTGAAGAACCTGCGCGGCACCCTCGCCATGGCGCGTACCGCCGAACCGCACAGCGCTGCTGCCCAGTTCTTCATCAACACCGTCGACAACGAAGACCTCGACCACACCGCCCCCACTGACGAAGGCTACGGCTACTGCGTCTTCGGACAGGTGGTGGAGGGCCTTGAGATTGTGGACAAGATTCAGAAGGTGAAGACCAAGCCGCAGGGCATCCACTCCGACTGTCCGGTGGACATGGTGGTCATCACTGGCATGAGTCGCTTCGACTAG